Below is a genomic region from Nitrospira defluvii.
GGTGCGATCGACAGCCCAAGGCATCACCGTGTCTCTCTTGTTTGAAGGCACGGCCAATGCCACAGGACAGATGACCCTCCAGGCTCAGCCGCCTCAAGCGATGCTGAGACAGCCCAACCGCTGACCTTCCACGGCCTGGCCGGCGTGACGAATCCGCCCCCAGGCCGGCCCTGGCCCTGCGGCATGATCGATCAGGGGCCTTCCCAGTATGCGTCAGGTCACCTCCCTGCTAGATCTGTACAGAGATACCCGACATGAAACCGAGATGGGAGGGAGGTTGACCTATGGCAACTACACAGCTGAAGTCGGGGACCCCAAAGACCAGCATCCGTACATTGCGTGACGACCATCGGAAGATTCTCGCGCTGTTTCAACTGTATCTCGCCATCAGCCCCGATTCCCGGCACGCCACGGTGGATCAGATCCTCGGCCTCGTTGAAGAGCATCTCCACAAAGAAGAGGCACTCCTGGCGGATCGAGCGTCCCAGCCAGGCGACCAGGCAGATCAGCTGATCGAGCATGTAGTGCGGGAACATGAGGAAGTGAGAGCGATGATCGAGGACCTACGCGGATCCGAAACGGATGACGATCAGGTGCTGGACGAATTCTTCGAAGTCATGATGCAGACGCTCCGCATGCACTTTCTGGCCGAGGAACGGGACCTCTTTCCGCGCCTCCGACCACCGGCCGGCTGATAGAGGCCGTTCAATCTTTCACGTCAACACCCTGTTCAGAAGGGAGAGGAGTTTCATCATATGCAGCGCGCTCCGGTTCGGTTTGCAGTCGTCGGTCTCGGACATATTGCGCAGGTTGCGGTGCTACCCGCGTTCGCGCATACACAGTCGGATGCATGCCTCAGCGCGCTCGTCTCTGACGATCCGGTCAAACGTCGTGTGCTCAGCAAGCGCTACGATGTCCGCCACACCTATACCTATCGCGCATACGACACCTGTCTGCGTAGTGGCGAGATCGATGCCGTTTACATCGCCCTCCCAAATAGTCTCCACCGCGAGTTCGCGGTACGAGCCGCCAAAGCCGGTATCCATGTGCTCTGTGAAAAGCCCATGGCGGTGACCGCTGCCGATTGCCGTGCAATGACGCGAGCCGCCGACCGCTATAAGGTCAAGCTCATGGTCGCCTACCGTCTGCACTTCGAGACCTGCAATCTCCGGACGATCAAGCTGGCCCAGTCGGGAACGCTCGGCGACCTGCGGTTGTTTCACTCGGTCTTTACGCAGCAGGTGCGTCCCGGCGATGTCCGACTGAAACAGCACCTCGGCGGCGGGCCACTGTATGACATAGGGGTCTATTGCATCAACGCCGCACGATATCTCTTTCGAGATGAACCGATCGAAGTCTCGGCTTTCGTCGGCGGCGGCGACCGCCGCTTTCAAACAGTAGAAGAAGCGGCCTCCGTCCTGATGCGCTTTCCCCACGATCGTTTAGCGACGTTTACCTGCAGCTTCGGTGCGACGGATGAAACCATGTATGACATCATCGGCACGAAGGGGCGTGTCCGCGTCGAGCCGGCCTATGAATATGTGGGGGGGCTGACGGCCGCCGTGACGATCAACGGAAAGACCAAGGTCGAGACATTCAAAGCCGGAGATCAATTTGCGCCCCAGTTGATCCATTTCGCCTCCTGCATCCGGAGGAATCGCGAACCCGAACCGAACGGCGTGGAGGGACTGATCGATGTGCAGATCATTGAAGCCCTGCACCAATCGGCTCGTACCGGAAAGCCGATCGCTCTTCTCCTTCCAAGGAAACGCACGAGACCGGACATGCGACTCGCGATGCACTATCCGCCGGTGCCGAAAGCCAAAGCCGTCCGCACGACCTCACCCACCCTGTGAGGGAGAGCGGGCGGCTCAACAGGACTAGGGCTTTGCCGAGTACAGCAACCGTGCAAGCGCCGCTAGGCTCTGTACAGAGCACAGGCGTGATGAAGAATGTTCACGATGCGTGAGAAGGAGAGCAGCATGGAACCAGATGCGGACATCGAGCAAGCC
It encodes:
- a CDS encoding hemerythrin domain-containing protein, producing the protein MATTQLKSGTPKTSIRTLRDDHRKILALFQLYLAISPDSRHATVDQILGLVEEHLHKEEALLADRASQPGDQADQLIEHVVREHEEVRAMIEDLRGSETDDDQVLDEFFEVMMQTLRMHFLAEERDLFPRLRPPAG
- a CDS encoding Gfo/Idh/MocA family protein, with translation MQRAPVRFAVVGLGHIAQVAVLPAFAHTQSDACLSALVSDDPVKRRVLSKRYDVRHTYTYRAYDTCLRSGEIDAVYIALPNSLHREFAVRAAKAGIHVLCEKPMAVTAADCRAMTRAADRYKVKLMVAYRLHFETCNLRTIKLAQSGTLGDLRLFHSVFTQQVRPGDVRLKQHLGGGPLYDIGVYCINAARYLFRDEPIEVSAFVGGGDRRFQTVEEAASVLMRFPHDRLATFTCSFGATDETMYDIIGTKGRVRVEPAYEYVGGLTAAVTINGKTKVETFKAGDQFAPQLIHFASCIRRNREPEPNGVEGLIDVQIIEALHQSARTGKPIALLLPRKRTRPDMRLAMHYPPVPKAKAVRTTSPTL